Part of the Saccharomonospora amisosensis genome is shown below.
CCAGCGCCAACTACGCCGGTGGTGTCCGCGCGGGTGACACGACCGTCATCTACGGCATCGGCGGCATCGGCATCAACGCCGTGCAGGGGGCCGCGCACGCGGGCGCCAAGAACGTCGTCGTGGTCGACCCGGTGGAGTTCAAGCGGGAGACCGCGCTGAAGTTCGGCGCGACCCATGCCTTCGCCACCGCGCAGGAGGCGGCCGAGAAGGTCGCCGAGCTCACCTGGGGCCAACTGGCGGACCAGGCCCTCGTCACGGTGGGAGTCGTGGACGAGCAGGTGATCACCGACGCCTTCAACGTGCTCGGCAAGGGCGGCACGATGGTAGTCACCGGACTCGCCCACCCGGAGAAACTCACCGTGCACGTTTCCGGCGGCGTGCTGACGCTGTTCGAGAAGACCATCAAGGGCACGCTGTTCGGGTCGGCTAACCCGCAGTACGACATCCTCAAGATCCTGCGGCTCTACGACGCCGGCCAGTTGAAGCTCGACGAGCTTGTCACCACCAAGTACAACCTCGAGCAGGTCAACGAGGGTTACCAGGACCTGCGCGACGGCAAGAACATCCGCGGCGTGATCACCTACGCCGACTGAGGTGAGCCCGGGGTCGTGAGTGTGCGGCGGGACCGCGAACCGCTCACGACCCCTTCGGCACCCAGGAACCGAGGACCGGTTTGAACTCGCGGACCGTGCGCTCCGCGATCGCGCCCTCGATGTGGTAAGGGTCGGCGTCGATGAGCCGCTGCAACTCCTGCCTGTCGGCGGCCTCGTACAGCGTGAGTCCGCCGGTGTCGTCCTGCAACGGGCCCGCGACCAGCACCTTGCCCTGCTCGGCGAGCGAGGCGAGATACTCGCGGTGCCGAGGTCGCACCGGCCCGAACTTGTCCTGCACGTACCGGATCTCCACCACGAACCAGGCCACTGGGTCCTCCCGACGTCGACGGCCGTACACCGTTCCCGGAACCGTATCGCCCGGTCCGGTGTTGAACCGAACATGCTGGGTCACGCCGAGTGGAACCGATACGCTTGGCGCGCGTGAGTCCACGGGCGAGAGGGACTCGAAAGACGCCGTCGAGGGATGGGCAGGTTCCGATGCATGGCAGTGCCGAGCCCATGCGCCACCGAAACACCACTCGAAGCGCGCAAAGCAGCGTCGAGCAGACGCTGAGCCACCTGCGCACGCTGGACGCGCCCGCGCCGAAGGCGCAGCCGTCCGGCCCGCTGACGCTGGAAGACCTGTACCGCCAGCACCGGATGCGGCTCGTGCGGCTGGCGATCCTGCTGGTGGACGAGCCTGCGACAGCGGAGGACGTGGTACAGGAGGCCTTCACCGGGCTGCACCGCAACTGGAGCAAGCTCCGGGACGCCGCCGCCGCGGTCGCCTATCTGCGGACAGCGGTGGTCAACGGGTCACGCAGCGTGCTGCGCCGCCGCAAGACCGCCCGGGAATACGTCCCCCCGCACGCGGTCAACGCCCGTTCGGCGGAGAGTCTCGCCATGCTGTCCACCGAGCATCAGGCCGTGGTCAACGCGCTGTCCAAGCTGCCGCCGAGGCAAAGGGAAGTGCTTGTACTACGCTACTACGGTGGGTTGTCGGAGGCGGAGATCTCCGAGGCCGCGGGGATATCCAAGGGCACCGTGAAGTCCACGGCCAGCCGCGCGCTGGAGGCGTTGCAGAGAGCCATGCACGACGGCCGCGGCTGAGCGACCGGGATCTCGGCACCTCTTCGACTGCCCACATTCTGGTCTGGACCAATAGGATGTGGTCGTGAACGGTGCTGACGAGTTCGTGCTGACGAGCGGGCGCGTGGCCTGCCCGGACGGTGTGCGCGACGCCGCATGGGTGTCGGTGTCCGGAGCGCGGATCACCGGCATCGGCACCTCCGCCCCGCCCGAAGGCGACCACGTGGATCTCGGCGGCGCGCTCGTCGTTCCCGGCTTCATCGACATGCACTGTCACGGCGGCGGGGGCGGGTCCTTCTCCAGCGGCGACAACGAGGAGGTGGCCACGGCGATCGCCGCCCACCGCAGACACGGCACAACCACCATGTTGGCGAGCCTTGTCTCCGACCCCATCCCGGCGCTGGCCGACCAACTGGCCGTGCTCGCCGAGTTCGTCACCACCGGCGAGCTGGCGGGCGTCCACCTGGAAGGACCGTTCATCGCCAGCGCACGCTGCGGCGCGCACGACCCCGCGATGCTGCGCGAGCCCGACACCAGCGCCGTCGACGCGCTGCTGGAGGCAGGGCGAGGCCACATCAGGATGGTCACGTTGGCGCCCGAGCTGACCGGTGGGATCAAGGCCGTGCGGCAGCTCACCGAGTCGGGCGTGGTGGCCGCGATCGGACACACCGACGCGGTCGAGGAACAGATCCGGCCCGCGATCGACGCGGGCGCCACCGTGGCCACCCACCTGTTCAACGGGATGCGGCCACTGCATCACCGCGACCCCGGGCCGATCGGCGCGCTGCTTGACGACGAACGGGTCACCGTCGAACTCATCTGCGACCTGGTTCACGTCCATCCAACGGTGCTGCGGCTGGCCGCCCGCCACGTCGGTACGGCACGGACGGTGCTGGTGACCGACGCGATCTCGGCCACCGACGCCGCCGACGGCACCTACCGGCTGGGCAGGCTGGCCGTAGAGGTCAGCGACGGTGTCGCGACGCTGGCGGGCAACGGCACGCTCGCCGGTAGCACGCTCACCATGGACCTCGCGTTCCGCAACTTCGTCCTCGGCGCCGGCATGAGCGTCGAGGAAGCCGTCAGAGCCACCTCCGGCCACGTGGCCGAGCTGCTCGGTATCGCCGACCGGACTGGCGCGCTGCGCCCGGGGCTGTACGCCGACCTCGTGGTCCTCGACGACGAGCTGCGGCCGCGTGGGGTGCTGCGGCGTGGCGAATGGGTGCTTCGGGAGGGCTTCTGAGTTATGCCCGCACCACGTGCTGGCTAGGCTTGACGGCGATGAGTGACGACCCGGAGCGCCTCCTCGCCGAGGCACTGCGCGCGCAGGCCAGGAACGCGCCGCCGCAGGCTGCCGAGCCGAGACACAGCCCGCCGCCGGTGGTCGAGACCCCCGGCGGCTACGGCCTGCTGTCCGGCGCAGGCGAAGGTTCACTCGAACGAGAACGAGCAGCGCTCGACGAGGCCGTTCAGGCGGAGTCTGCACCGGCAGCCTCACCCGAACCGGGCCAGGCAAACCGGCCGCTGGATACCAGATGGGTACTGCTGCTCGCTGCCGCGCTCGGCCTCGCGGCCGGGACCGTGATCGGGCTTCTCACCCTGTTGTGAGCGGGCTCAAAGCGGCGCCGAGCGGACCTGTATTTTGTGCAGGGTGATGCTTTCGCAGACACCAGCACAGATGTCGCTCATGCCGGAATGGCTCGATCCACAACATTTGCTTTCCGGACTCACCCCGACGGTCATCGCGCTGCTGTGCCTGATCCTGTTCGCCGAAAGCAGTGTATTCCCCGTGTTGCCCGGCGATTCGCTGCTGTTCACGGCGGGCCTGTTCATCGCGAACGGAAGCATCGAAGCCCCGCTGTGGCTGGTGTGCGTGCTCGCCACGAGCGCCGCCATCCTCGGCAACGCGATCGGTTACGGCATCGGCTGGAAGGTCGGCCCCAAGCTGTTCAACCGGCCCGACTCCCGCTTCTTCAAGCAGGAGTACGTCGACAAGACCCACGCCTTCCTCGAGCGGCACGGTTCCAAGGCGATCGTGCTCGCGCGCTTCGTGCCGTTCGTGCGCACGTTCATCACCTGGATCGCGGGCATCGGCAGGATGAGCCGCAAGAAGTACTTCACCTACACGGTGATCGGCGGAATCCTGTGGGCAGCCGGGCTCATCGTGCTGGGCTCGCTGCTCGGCAACATCCCGTTCATCAGGGACAATGTGGACGCCATCTTCATCCTCATCGTGCTGGTCTCGGTAGTGCCCATCGTGCTGGAGTACCTCAAGGGCCGCAGGGGCAAGAAGTCAGCGGCCGCTTCGGCGGGCACCGACCCGGAAGGATGATCCGGCCTACGTCGGCGAGAACATCGAGCCGGGGTTGAACAGGTTCCCCGGGTCCAGCGCCTGCTTGATCCTGCGGTGCACGTCCAACCCGACCGGGCCGATCTCGCGGGCGAGCCAGTCCTGCTTGAACCTGCCGATGCCGTGTTCACCGGTCACCGTGCCGCCGAGCGAGAGGCCGAGTTCGAGGATCGCGTCGAAGCCACGCCGCGCCCGCTCGGCCTCACCCGCCGCGGTGGCGTCGTAGACCACGGTGGGGTGCATGTTGCCGTCACCGGCGTGGCCGCAGACAGCGATGGTCAGTCCCACCTCGGCGCTGATGCGCTCGCAGCCCTCGATCAGTTCAGCGATGCGCGTGCGCGGCACGCAGACGTCATCGGTCATGCAGGCGCCACGCTGCTCAAGTGCGTAGTGGACCACCCTGCGCGCCTTCATCAGCAGGTTGCCCTCGGCCACGTCGTCGGTGGAGTGGACGAGCTCAGCGCCGGCATCGGCACACACCTGCTCGATCGCGGCGAGTTCCCGCTTGGCGAGGGCGCCACCGGCGTCGGACTGGCACAGCAGCAACGCCCCGGAGTCGGAGCCGGTACCCAACTCGGTGCCGAGATAGGCCTCCACCGCCTTTACCGTGGTGGCGTCCATGATTTCCAGCAGCGACGGTACGAGCCCCTCGCGCACGATCCCGCTCACGGCGGCGCCCGCGGCACCCGCCGAGGCGAACGCCGCCACCAGCGTGGCAGGCGCCTGCGGCAGCGGACGCAGCGCGACCGTGGCCTGCGTGATCACGCCGAGGGTTCCCTCGCTGCCGACGAACAGCTTGGTGAGGTCGTAGCCGGCGACGCCCTTGACTGTGCGTCGCCCGGTTCGCAACAGCGAGCCGTCGGCGAGCACCACCTCCAGCCCCAGCACGGAATCCGTGGTCACGCCGTACTTCACGCAGCACAGCCCGCCCGCGTTGGTCGCGAGGTTGCCACCGATCGTGCACCAGTCGTAGCTGGATGGGTCGGGCGGGTAGAACAGACCGTGTTTGGCCGCCGCTTCGCGTAGGTCGAGGTTCACCACACCGGGCTGCACCACGGCGAGGCGGTTGTCCGGGTCGATCTCGACGATGCGATCCAGTTTGGTGGTGACCAGCACGACGCAACCGTCCACCGCGTTGGCGCCACCGCAGATCCCGCTTCCCGCGCCCCGCGGGACGACCGGCACCGCCGCCTCGGCACACGCCCGCACGGTCTCCCGCACGCCGTCCACGTCGGTGGGGAACACCACCGCCAGCGGGGTTCCAGAGGGTGCCAGCGGCATCTGGTCGCGCGAGTAACCCGCGGTCACGTCGGCGTCGGTGAGCACGGCTTCAGCACCGAGCACGGAACACAGCTCGGCCACCAGGCTGTCGTTGGTCATCCGTCAACGCTAGGCCGCGCACCATGCGAAGCGACAGGGTCGGCACTCGGTCGGCCGCGTGCCCGCACGCGGTCAGCCTTCCTGCGACGGCTCGCCTGCCCGCCTGGCGCGGCGATTGGCGTGCTTGCGTGCCGCGAACTCGTACGACTGGGCCAGCAACGGTCGGACCACCGCGTCGAACATGCGCGCACTCGGCGAAACCACGCACACCCAGTACTGCGACGCGTAGTGGGGGTGCGGCAGCAGTTGATCACGGGTGGCGTAGTCGAACCCGGTCCGCAGTACGCCCCGCTCGCCACGCGCGGTGGGCGCGGCACCGAACCTGGCGAGGTACGCGGCCTTCGGCAGTCCGATGTTCAACCGGTAGCACCCCGTCTCTTCCAGTGCGGAGACCTCGTCGTAGTGATCGCCGGTCACGATCGTGGCGAACGGCAGCCATCCCTGCTCCGGCAGGTCGCCGTCCGGGTCGTAGGTGAAGAAGGTGTCACCGGAGCTTTCCACCGATGTGACCCCTTCGAAGTTCGTTTCGATGTAGCGCTTCAACTCGGCAGCGTCCACGTCGGTAACCCGCCCTCTGACTCCGGACCGTCTGACATCTCCAGGCTCTCATTGAGATTCCCGGTGAGGCTTCTTGTGGATCTCCCTAGGTAATCGCGGGCTACCGTCTCGGAAATCCTCAAACGGTGGTCGAATTCCCGCAGCGCGGACACGAGTGCAGAACTCGCGGGCAGGAGCGGGGGACTCGCGGGCAGGAGCGGGGGACTCGCGGGCAGGAGCGGGGGACTCGCGGGCGTGTCCTCGCCCACATCGGGCGAGGGCGAGTTGCCGACGAGAGGAGGGTGAGAGCATTCTTGTATCAGGCAACTAGTTGCATGTGTCAAACAAGCCGGTCAAACCCGGCATTACTCACGAAAGACCCTCCCATGGCATCCACCGAGCACGCCGAGCCGCGCGTACCCGAACCCACGGAAGCCGAGCTGGCCATCGCCGACGAACTCGGCAGGCAGATGGTGCGGTTCATGCGGCTGTCGGTGCGCGCCAAGTCGCAGGTGGCCAAGCACGGACCGGACGGGATCGAGCGGGCGGCCTACGCGATCCTGTTCCGGCTCGTGCACGAGGGCCCGCAGCGCACGAGCCATCTCGCCGAGGCTCTGCATTCGGACATCTCCACCATCAGCAGGCAGAGCAGCTCGCTGGTGCAGCACGGCCTGGTGGAGCGGCAGGCCGACCCGGAGGACGGGCGCGCTTCGTTGCTCGCTCCCACCGAGGAGGGGATGCGGGTCTTCGAGGAGAACCGGCGTCACCGCAACCGGTGGCTGGCCAGGGTGCTCTCGGACTGGCCGGAGGAGGACCGCATCAAGCTCAACGTCTTGTTCGACCGGCTCAACACCGGGATCGAGGAGTGCGACCCACTCAGTGCCGACTCGTCGGCGAACTGCACGACCAAGGGGGACGACAAGTGACATCCACAGGGGACAGAACGATCGCGGTGGGCGCGGGCGCGGAGGAGGCCGATACCGGTCCCGACCTCACCCACCGCCAGATCGTCGTGATCCTCATCGGCCTGATGACGGGGATGTTCCTGGCCGCGCTGGACCAGACGATCGTCGGCACGGCGATCCGCACGATCGCCGATGACCTCAACGGTCTCAGCCTGCAGGCCTGGATCACCACCGCCTACCTGATCACCGCGACCATCGCGACGCCGATCTACGGCAAGCTGTCCGACATCTACGGCCGCAAGCCGTTCTTCCTGGCCGCGATCTCGATCTTCATGCTCGGGTCGGTCGCGGCGACGTTCGCGCAGAGCATGTACCAACTCGCCGCGTTCCGCGCGGTGCAGGGACTCGGCGCGGGCGGCCTGATGTCGCTGGCGCTGACCATCCTCGGCGACATCGTGCCACCCCGGCGACGGGCCAAGTACCAGGGCTTCTTCCTCGCCGTGTTCGGCACCTCCACCGTGCTCGGCCCCGTGCTGGGCGGCTTCTTCGCTGGCATGGACTCCTTCCTCGACATCGAGGGTTGGCGCTGGGTGTTCCTGATCAACGTGCCGCTCGGCGCGGTGGCGCTGTTCGTAGTGGCCAAGGTGCTCAACGTGCCGCACCAGCGCCACGACCACCGCATCGACTGGTGGGGCGGGCTCGCGCTCGTGATCACCCTGGTGCCGCTGCTGCTGATCGCCGAGCAGGGCAGGGAATGGGGCTGGGACTCCACCCGAGCCGTCGTCTGCTACGGCATCGGCGCCGTAGGGCTCGTGCTGTTCCTGTTCATCGAGCACGTCATGAAGGACCAGGCACTCATCCCGCTGCGGCTGTTCCGCAACCCGACGTTCAGCGTCGCGATCGCGGGAGGTGTGATCGTCGGCGTCGCGATGTTCGGCGCGATCATGCTGATCCCGCAGTACCTGCAGATCGTGCAGGGCTACTCCCCGACGGAGTCCGGCCTGCTGATGCTGCCGTTGATGCTCGGCATCATGTCTGCGTCGGTGCTGTCGGGCCAGCTCACCTCGCGTACCGGCCGGTACAAGATCTTCCCGGTTATCGGCACCGCGCTGATGTCGGCAGGCATGCTGCTGTTCGCGCAGGTCGAGTGGGACACACCCATCTGGCAGTCGATGCTGTTCATGGCCGTCATCGGGCTCGGGCTGGGTGGCTGCATGCAGACCCTGATCATCGCCGTGCAGAACGCGGGCCCGCGAAGGGACATGGGAGTCTCCACGGCGGCGGCGACGTTCTTCCGGCAGATCGGTGGCACGCTCGGCGTCGCGGTGTTCCTTTCGATCCTGTTCAGCACTCTGACCGACAACATCGCAAGCGCCTTCCGAGCAGCGGGCGTTTCACCCGCCGCGATGAACTCCGTGGGCGGCGACATCATGCAGGACTCCTCGTTCCTGCAGCAGTTGCCGATCGAGCAGGCACGCCCGTTCTTCATCGGGTTCACCGAGTCGATCAACACGGTGTTCTACGTCGGCGCGGGCGTCGCGGCGGTCGCGTTCCTCGTGCTGCTGTTCATGCGAGAGATCCCACTCGCCGACAGCGTCGGCAAGCCCGCTCCCACCGACACGAAGGCACCGGCGGGCGGGACGGGTGATGCCGAGCCTGCTGACCTCGTCGACGCGGCTGACGAAGGCGACCCCGACCGGACGAGGGAACCGGAACTGGTCACGGCGGGCAGGCACGCCCTGCCACAGCGGAACGGGCAGGTGGAGTTGCGCGCCGACGCGGTGCCAACGGCAGGGATAGGTGGCAACGGCTCGGCTGAGGAGCCCGTTCGGGCATGCGTGACCGGCCACATCCGCCGAACGGACGGCACCCCCGTGGAAGGCGCCACGCTGACCTTGATCGACCAGGTCGGCAGGCAGGTTGCCCGCGCCACCGGCCGACCGGACGGCGGCTACGCGATCACCGCGCCTGGCAGCGGTGGTTACGTGCTGATCGTGGCGGCGGGAGGCCACCAGCCGCAGGCGTCGAGCCTCGTGGTGGGAGAAGCGGCCACCCGACTGGACCTCACGCTGACGGGTTCCGGAGAGGTGTCAGGGCAGGTGCGAGCCGCGGGCGAGGGCACCGCGCTGCCGAACGTCACCGTCACGCTGGCGGACGCGCGCGGCGAGGTGACCGGCGCGTGCGTCACCGGCAGCGACGGCGGCTACGCCTTCCACGGCGTCGGAGCGGGGGCCCACACGCTCGTGGCCAGTGGGCCACGACTGCGGCCCACCGCGGTCATGCTCACCGTTCCCGACAGCGGTGAAATCAGGCACGACCTCGAACTGGAGCGGGCAACGCAGCTGAAGGGCACCGCGCGCACCGACGACGACCGGGTGGTCCCTGACGCCCGCATCACCGTGCTGGACATCGACGGCAACGTCGCCGCGGTGGCCAGGACGGACGAGTCGGGGCGGTACCTGGTCGGCGACCTGCCTGAGGGCGACTACACCGTGGTTGCCAGCGGCTACCCGCCCGCCACCAGCAAGGTGACGGTGTCCGGCGAACAGGCGGAGCACGACGTTCGGCTGGGCTACGAGCAGACGATCGACGACCTCGCGGGAGACGGTCGCTGATGCGCGGATTGTCCGGCTCGGTTCGCTCCGCCGACGGCTTCCCGGTGGGGCATGCGGTGCTCACGGTCACCGATCAGCAAGGCCTGCAGGTCGCGCGCGCCGAAGCCGACGAATCCGGCCGCGTGAGGACCGACCCGTTGCCGAAGGGCAGCTACACCACGGTGGTGACGGCGGCGGGCTACCTGCCCATCGCCCGCACCGCCCAGGTGGCGCACGACGGCACCGGCTCGATCGGTGAGGTGGCACTTGCCGAGGAGGAGGCGGGTGTCGAACTGCCTCCCGCAGGCCCGTGGACCATCGATCCCGCGCATTCCTCGCCGATCGTCACCGCTCGCCACCTCGGTATCGCCAGCGTCAAGGCACGCTTCACCGAGCTTTCCGGGCGCATCCACGTGGCGCGGCCGGTGGAGCGCTCGTCTGTGCGGGCACACATCGAAGCGGCCGCGATCGACACCGGCAACAAGATGCGCGACGACCATCTGCGTTCGCCGGACTTCCTCGACGTCGCGGCATACCCGTCGATCGAGTTCGTCAGCACCGGGCTCACCAGGCGCGGCTCCCGTACGTGGCTGCTGGGCGGTGAGTTGACCCTGCACGGTCAGTGTCGTGAGGTGGACCTCGAACTGCGATACGGCGGCTACGGCCCCGACCCTTGGGGTGGCAGCCGAGCGGCCTTCCATGCCGAGACCCAGCTTCGGCGCGACGATTTCGCGATCAACTACAACGCGATGGGGCGGGCGGGTGTCGCCGCAGTCGGGACGACCGTGGAGGTGGAGCTGGACATCGAAGCCGTTCGGGGCGAGCGACTGCCAGAGTACTAGGCGCGCCTTCGCGCGGCGCGCAACAGCAGGGCCGCGATGACGAATGCGGCGATGAATACGACGGTCGTCAGGATTTCGGGCATGTCGAACACCGATTCGTTCCGTAGGCAATACGCAGCGTGTGCAGTTGGTCCCGGAATCGTAGCGCTGGTCATCGTTTCCGGTCGGGGCCGGGACGCGAGCTCGGACGGGCACGTACGCTGCCGACGTGAATGTTGTGCACGCCGAAGCCGCGAGCGTGGGAATGGACTGGCTCGCCACGGCCGGGCCCTTGCTCGTCTGGGTGATCGTGCTCAGCTTCGTGTTCGTCGAATGCGCGCTGATCATCGGACTTTTCCTGCCGGGCGACTCGTTACTTTTCGGTGCCGGCGTGGTGCTGGCCCAGCACGGAGCCGACACGCATGCCTGGGGCCTTTCCGCAGCCGCACTCGTGATCGCCGTGGTGGGTAACCAGGTCGGGTACTACGTCGGCAGGCAGACCGGAACCCGGTTCGTTGCCCGGCGAGGCGGCAAGGTGCTCAACCAGCACAACCTGAACCGTGCGCGTGCCTTCCTCAACCGCAGAGGTTTCCTCGCGATCGTCGCGGCACGCTGGATTCCGTGGGTCCGCACTCTCGCCCCGCTGATCGCCGGAGCCGCCGGGATGAACTCACGCCGGTTCATGCTGGCCACCACGGTGGGCGCGGTGCTGTGGGTGCCCACGCTCGTGCTCATCGGCTACTACGGTGCGGGCCTGCTGGACGTGCTGCCCTGGCTGAAGACCACGTTGGTATGGGCGAGTGTGGTGCTTTTCCTGGTGGGCACGGTGTACGGCATCTGGCGGTACCGCCAGGAGATGCGGCGCCCGATCGAGAGCGACCCGGAAGCGGCTCGCGCCTGAAGCCTCATTCGGGGTCGGCCCAGACCTCCAACTGGATGCCGTCCGGGTCACGGAAGGCGACCAACGCACATCCCGGTGAGGTGCGCGAAGGTTCGGCTGGGGTGAAGGTGACGCCGTAGTCGGCGAGGCGCCGCTCCCACGCGGCCAGGTCGGCGCGGGAGGCAACCCGGAACGCGACATGGTCGAGCCCGGTATGCCGTTCGTCGAACGGCGGGCGTGCGGCATGGGTGTGCTGCACCAGCATCACGGCGAAGCCCTCACCCGGAGGGGACAACACCACCTTGCGCAACCCCAGTTCGGGGTCCTCGCGGCGGGTGACCTCCTCGAGGCCGAGCACCCGGACATACCAGGGCACGCTGCGGTCGATGTCGGTCACCGTGAGGGCGAGGTGATGCATGCCAGCGAGCTTGGACATGCCAAGCGGTCCTTCCAGTGCCCTGTGTGTCGAGCGACCGGCGCGGTCTTGTGGACGTTCGCCCGGCGCCCCTCGATCCATTCTGGGTTGCCCACGCACGGCCACGCGAATCCGGCCGGTGCAATGACGGCCGTAATGGAACAGCTCCGTGACCCTTCCGTACCGAGCCGCAGCAGCCCCGGGTTCGGTTACGACACAACGCGATCAGCACTGGCAACCCCCACCGCTCCCTGGGGGGCGGCCCCAGCTCAGCCTAGCCGTCCCCCTTGGTGAACCGGGTGTACACAGCAGATCTGTGGATAACTCCTAGTTGTCCCCAGCAGCTGTGGATAACTCCGGCGTCAGACGGCGAAGTACGGCAGCTCCATGTCGCGCACCACGAGGTCGGCGCGCCGCGCACTCGGCGCGATCAGGTCGGCGTTGCGCTGATCGGAACCACGCGCTCGCTGCTGCGCCTCCACCAGCGAGCGCCCGAATTTGCGATGCCGCGTCACCAGCCGCTCCACCCGGTCGTCCTCGTCGGGCGCGAGAAACCACACCTCGTCGAGCAGCGAACGCAGCTCGTTCCATGGCTCGGTGTCGAGCAACAGATAGTTGCCTTCCGTCAGCACCAACCGCACGCTCGGCGGAACCGGAACGGCGCAGGCGATCGGCTCCTCGATCTCCCGCCGGAACTCGGGCGCGTAGACCAGTTCCTTGCCCTCGGCCAGCCTGCGGATCAGGTGCACGTACCCATACGCGTCGAAGGTGTCGGGCGCGCCCTTGCGGTCTGCCCTCCCCAGCCGGTTCAGCTCCGCCTGCGCCAGATGAAAGCCGTCCATTCCCACCACGGCGGCACTGGAGCCCAGCGTGTCGGCCAACCGCCACGCCAGCGTCGTTTTCCCTGACGCCGGTGGGCCCGCGATACCGAGCACCGCGCGCTCACCCCCGTTGACAAGAGCCTGTGCCCTGATCAACAGCTCGTCGAACGTCGTCATATCACTCCCATCTTCGCCTTGACCGGGCCGAGCCAGCTCCTCGGCCCGGCATGCCGCACCCGCTCGGCGGCCACCGCGTTCGCGAACTCGATCAGTCGCGGGATACCGAGCTCTCCCACCTTGGTCAGCAGGGCACCGTGCCACACATCGCCCGCGCCAAGGGTGTCGCGCGCGGCCACGACCGGCACCGCGACCT
Proteins encoded:
- a CDS encoding nucleoside/nucleotide kinase family protein; protein product: MTTFDELLIRAQALVNGGERAVLGIAGPPASGKTTLAWRLADTLGSSAAVVGMDGFHLAQAELNRLGRADRKGAPDTFDAYGYVHLIRRLAEGKELVYAPEFRREIEEPIACAVPVPPSVRLVLTEGNYLLLDTEPWNELRSLLDEVWFLAPDEDDRVERLVTRHRKFGRSLVEAQQRARGSDQRNADLIAPSARRADLVVRDMELPYFAV
- a CDS encoding YceI family protein, with product MRGLSGSVRSADGFPVGHAVLTVTDQQGLQVARAEADESGRVRTDPLPKGSYTTVVTAAGYLPIARTAQVAHDGTGSIGEVALAEEEAGVELPPAGPWTIDPAHSSPIVTARHLGIASVKARFTELSGRIHVARPVERSSVRAHIEAAAIDTGNKMRDDHLRSPDFLDVAAYPSIEFVSTGLTRRGSRTWLLGGELTLHGQCREVDLELRYGGYGPDPWGGSRAAFHAETQLRRDDFAINYNAMGRAGVAAVGTTVEVELDIEAVRGERLPEY
- a CDS encoding DedA family protein, with product MNVVHAEAASVGMDWLATAGPLLVWVIVLSFVFVECALIIGLFLPGDSLLFGAGVVLAQHGADTHAWGLSAAALVIAVVGNQVGYYVGRQTGTRFVARRGGKVLNQHNLNRARAFLNRRGFLAIVAARWIPWVRTLAPLIAGAAGMNSRRFMLATTVGAVLWVPTLVLIGYYGAGLLDVLPWLKTTLVWASVVLFLVGTVYGIWRYRQEMRRPIESDPEAARA
- a CDS encoding VOC family protein — encoded protein: MSKLAGMHHLALTVTDIDRSVPWYVRVLGLEEVTRREDPELGLRKVVLSPPGEGFAVMLVQHTHAARPPFDERHTGLDHVAFRVASRADLAAWERRLADYGVTFTPAEPSRTSPGCALVAFRDPDGIQLEVWADPE
- a CDS encoding MFS transporter; translated protein: MTGMFLAALDQTIVGTAIRTIADDLNGLSLQAWITTAYLITATIATPIYGKLSDIYGRKPFFLAAISIFMLGSVAATFAQSMYQLAAFRAVQGLGAGGLMSLALTILGDIVPPRRRAKYQGFFLAVFGTSTVLGPVLGGFFAGMDSFLDIEGWRWVFLINVPLGAVALFVVAKVLNVPHQRHDHRIDWWGGLALVITLVPLLLIAEQGREWGWDSTRAVVCYGIGAVGLVLFLFIEHVMKDQALIPLRLFRNPTFSVAIAGGVIVGVAMFGAIMLIPQYLQIVQGYSPTESGLLMLPLMLGIMSASVLSGQLTSRTGRYKIFPVIGTALMSAGMLLFAQVEWDTPIWQSMLFMAVIGLGLGGCMQTLIIAVQNAGPRRDMGVSTAAATFFRQIGGTLGVAVFLSILFSTLTDNIASAFRAAGVSPAAMNSVGGDIMQDSSFLQQLPIEQARPFFIGFTESINTVFYVGAGVAAVAFLVLLFMREIPLADSVGKPAPTDTKAPAGGTGDAEPADLVDAADEGDPDRTREPELVTAGRHALPQRNGQVELRADAVPTAGIGGNGSAEEPVRACVTGHIRRTDGTPVEGATLTLIDQVGRQVARATGRPDGGYAITAPGSGGYVLIVAAGGHQPQASSLVVGEAATRLDLTLTGSGEVSGQVRAAGEGTALPNVTVTLADARGEVTGACVTGSDGGYAFHGVGAGAHTLVASGPRLRPTAVMLTVPDSGEIRHDLELERATQLKGTARTDDDRVVPDARITVLDIDGNVAAVARTDESGRYLVGDLPEGDYTVVASGYPPATSKVTVSGEQAEHDVRLGYEQTIDDLAGDGR